Proteins co-encoded in one Paracrocinitomix mangrovi genomic window:
- a CDS encoding 3-hydroxyanthranilate 3,4-dioxygenase translates to MAIAPPFNLKKWIDDNRDLLKPPVSNKNLYTEADDYIVMIVGGPNARKDYHYNETEELFYQLEGDIVVTIQENGEAKKVEIKAGDMFLLPAKIPHNPVRPANSVGLVVERVRKGTDFKDGLMWFCDECNNQLHATYFELNNVEKDFQPRFKEFYTSEDLRTCDKCGHVMEVDPRFVD, encoded by the coding sequence ATGGCTATAGCACCCCCTTTTAATTTGAAGAAATGGATTGATGATAACAGAGATTTATTAAAACCTCCTGTATCTAATAAAAATCTATATACTGAAGCAGATGATTACATTGTGATGATAGTTGGTGGACCAAATGCTAGAAAAGATTATCATTATAATGAAACTGAAGAATTGTTCTATCAATTAGAAGGTGATATCGTTGTAACAATTCAAGAAAATGGTGAAGCCAAAAAGGTGGAGATAAAGGCAGGTGATATGTTCTTATTGCCGGCAAAAATCCCTCATAATCCTGTACGTCCTGCAAACTCTGTTGGCTTGGTAGTTGAGAGAGTAAGAAAAGGTACAGACTTTAAAGACGGTTTGATGTGGTTTTGTGATGAATGTAATAATCAATTACACGCTACGTATTTTGAATTAAATAATGTAGAGAAGGATTTTCAACCTAGATTTAAAGAATTCTATACTTCTGAGGATCTTCGTACTTGTGATAAGTGCGGTCATGTTATGGAAGTAGATCCAAGATTTGTTGACTAA